A region from the Bradyrhizobium erythrophlei genome encodes:
- a CDS encoding isocitrate lyase: protein MNYQPRGISDPAIQGPAAYLSEIGAAEALLKTKPTWDGVTAEAVARMRLQNRFKTGLDVARYTAALMRNDMAAYDGDPTKYTQSLGCWHGFIAQQKLISVKKHFGTTDRRYLYLSGWMIAALRSEFGPLPDQSMHEKTSVPALIEELYTFLRQADSRELNDVFRALDAARKEGDKAKEKALIEKIDNFQTHVVPVIADIDAGFGNAEATYLLAKKMIEAGACALQIENQVSDEKQCGHQDGKVTVPHEVFLAKIRACRHAFLELGVEDGIVVTRTDSLGAGLTQQIAVSHKPGDLGDQYNSFLDCEEVTAANARNGDVIINRNGKMMRPKRLASNLYQFRAGTGEDRCVLDCITSLQNGADLLWIETEKPNIEQIARMVDRIREVIPNAKLAYNNSPSFNWTLNFRWQVYDAMKEAGKDVSKYNRADLMKPEYDDTPLAIEADERIRTFQADSAKRAGIFHHLITLPTYHTAALSTDNLAREYFGEQGMLGYVKNVQRQEIRQGIACVKHQNMAGSDIGDVHKEYFAGEAALKAGGAHNTMNQFG from the coding sequence ATGAACTACCAGCCACGCGGGATCAGTGACCCGGCTATCCAGGGACCGGCTGCCTATCTGAGCGAAATTGGAGCTGCCGAGGCGCTCCTCAAGACGAAGCCGACCTGGGACGGCGTCACCGCCGAAGCCGTGGCGCGCATGCGTCTGCAGAACCGCTTCAAGACCGGCCTGGACGTCGCCCGGTACACCGCGGCGCTGATGCGCAACGACATGGCGGCCTATGATGGCGATCCCACCAAGTACACCCAGTCGCTCGGTTGCTGGCATGGCTTCATCGCGCAGCAGAAGCTGATTTCAGTCAAGAAGCATTTCGGTACGACCGATCGCCGCTATCTGTATCTCTCCGGCTGGATGATCGCAGCACTTCGCTCCGAGTTCGGACCGCTTCCTGATCAGTCGATGCACGAGAAGACCTCGGTGCCGGCCCTGATCGAAGAGCTCTACACCTTCCTGCGTCAGGCGGATTCCCGTGAGCTCAACGATGTCTTCCGCGCGCTCGACGCGGCCCGCAAGGAAGGCGACAAGGCGAAGGAAAAGGCGCTGATCGAAAAGATCGACAACTTCCAGACCCATGTCGTGCCCGTCATCGCCGACATCGACGCTGGTTTTGGTAACGCCGAGGCAACCTACCTGCTCGCCAAGAAGATGATCGAGGCAGGTGCGTGTGCCCTGCAGATCGAGAATCAGGTCTCCGACGAAAAGCAGTGCGGCCACCAGGACGGCAAGGTGACCGTGCCGCACGAGGTGTTCCTGGCGAAGATCCGGGCCTGCCGTCATGCTTTCCTCGAACTAGGTGTCGAGGACGGCATCGTCGTGACCCGCACCGACTCGCTCGGTGCCGGCCTCACGCAGCAGATCGCTGTGAGCCACAAGCCCGGCGACCTCGGCGATCAGTACAACAGCTTCCTGGATTGCGAGGAAGTGACAGCCGCCAACGCCAGGAATGGCGATGTCATCATCAACCGCAATGGCAAGATGATGCGTCCGAAGCGGCTTGCCAGCAACCTCTATCAGTTCCGTGCCGGCACTGGCGAAGATCGCTGCGTGCTCGACTGCATCACCTCGCTGCAGAACGGTGCCGACCTGCTGTGGATCGAGACCGAGAAGCCGAATATCGAGCAGATCGCCAGGATGGTTGACCGCATTCGCGAGGTGATTCCGAACGCGAAGCTGGCCTACAACAACTCGCCATCGTTCAACTGGACGCTCAACTTCCGTTGGCAGGTGTACGACGCGATGAAGGAAGCCGGCAAGGATGTCAGCAAGTACAATCGAGCCGACCTGATGAAGCCGGAATACGACGATACGCCGCTGGCCATTGAAGCCGACGAGCGCATCCGCACCTTCCAGGCCGATTCAGCAAAGCGTGCCGGCATCTTCCACCATCTGATCACGTTGCCGACCTATCACACGGCAGCTCTGTCGACTGATAATCTCGCGAGGGAGTATTTCGGCGAGCAGGGCATGCTGGGCTATGTGAAGAATGTTCAGCGCCAGGAGATCCGTCAGGGTATCGCCTGCGTCAAGCATCAGAACATGGCCGGCTCCGATATCGGCGACGTTCACAAGGAATATTTCGCCGGTGAAGCCGCTCTGAAGGCGGGCGGCGCTCACAACACGATGAACCAGTTCGGCTGA
- a CDS encoding helix-turn-helix domain-containing protein, which translates to MATDSGKKLFVGPRFRRIRQQLGLSQTQIAEGLGISPSYINLIERNQRPVTAQILLRLAETYDLDLRDLATADEDRFFAELNEIFSDPLFRQIDLPKQELRDLAELCPGVTHSLQRLYAAYTEARRGETMAAAQFADREEGARFEANPIERVRDLIEANRNYFPELEQAAESLRDELNAPAEGLYAALATRLREKHSIVTRIMPVDVMRETLRRFDRHRRQLLISELVDGPGRAFQLAFQIGLAECGSSFETIINRAGPLDDTPRRLYRITLANYFAAAAMMSYQQFHTAAESLSYDVHVLAQRFNAGFEQVCHRLTTLQRPNARGVPFFLLRVDNAGNVSKRFSSGTFPFSKFGGTCPLWNVHSTFDTPDRLLKQVIELPDGVRFFSIAQMVRRPVAPHPQPQPRFAIGLGCEIRHASRLIYASGMDLEKAEGTPIGVNCRLCERENCSQRAEPPITRTLILDENTRRVSSFSFSNAREL; encoded by the coding sequence ATGGCCACCGATTCCGGAAAGAAGCTGTTCGTGGGGCCCCGATTCCGGCGGATCCGCCAGCAACTGGGCCTGTCGCAGACCCAGATCGCCGAGGGGCTCGGCATTTCGCCCTCCTATATCAACCTGATCGAGCGCAACCAGCGGCCGGTGACGGCGCAGATCCTGCTGCGGCTGGCGGAAACCTATGACCTCGATTTGCGCGACCTCGCCACCGCCGACGAGGACCGCTTCTTCGCCGAACTCAACGAGATTTTCTCCGATCCCCTGTTCCGGCAGATCGACCTGCCGAAACAGGAACTGCGCGACCTCGCCGAGCTCTGCCCCGGCGTGACGCACTCGCTGCAGAGATTGTACGCCGCCTATACCGAGGCCCGCCGCGGCGAGACCATGGCGGCCGCGCAATTCGCCGACCGCGAGGAAGGCGCGCGCTTCGAGGCCAACCCGATCGAGCGCGTGCGCGATCTGATCGAGGCCAACCGCAATTATTTCCCCGAGCTCGAACAGGCCGCCGAAAGCCTGCGCGACGAATTGAACGCGCCGGCCGAAGGGCTGTATGCCGCGCTCGCCACGCGGCTGCGCGAAAAACATTCCATCGTCACCCGCATCATGCCGGTCGATGTAATGCGCGAGACGCTGCGCCGCTTCGATCGCCATCGCCGGCAACTTTTAATCTCGGAACTGGTGGACGGCCCCGGCCGGGCGTTCCAGCTCGCCTTCCAGATTGGCCTGGCCGAATGCGGCAGCAGCTTCGAGACCATCATCAACCGCGCCGGCCCGCTCGACGACACCCCGAGGCGGCTCTACCGGATTACGCTCGCCAATTATTTCGCCGCCGCCGCGATGATGTCCTACCAGCAGTTCCACACGGCGGCGGAAAGCCTGAGCTACGATGTCCATGTGCTGGCGCAACGTTTCAATGCCGGCTTCGAGCAGGTCTGCCACCGCCTCACCACGCTGCAGCGGCCGAACGCGCGCGGCGTGCCGTTCTTCCTGCTGCGCGTCGACAATGCCGGCAATGTTTCAAAACGGTTTTCCTCCGGCACGTTTCCGTTTTCGAAATTCGGCGGCACCTGTCCGCTGTGGAACGTGCATTCGACCTTCGACACGCCGGACCGGCTGCTCAAGCAGGTGATCGAACTGCCCGACGGCGTCAGGTTTTTTTCCATCGCGCAGATGGTGCGCCGCCCGGTGGCGCCGCACCCGCAGCCGCAGCCGCGGTTTGCCATCGGGCTCGGTTGCGAAATCCGCCATGCCTCGCGCCTGATCTATGCGTCCGGAATGGATCTGGAGAAAGCCGAGGGCACCCCGATCGGCGTCAACTGCCGGCTCTGCGAACGCGAGAACTGCAGCCAGCGCGCCGAACCGCCGATCACGCGCACGCTGATCCTGGACGAGAACACAAGAAGGGTGAGCTCGTTTTCGTTTTCCAATGCAAGGGAGTTGTGA
- a CDS encoding DUF4170 domain-containing protein has protein sequence MTKGSNFWVIGGEFGSMNFHKLVEGSAQVQGPFKTRKEAEDAWRVVSEENRHKAGVRFSIVEEPSRAA, from the coding sequence ATGACCAAAGGCAGCAATTTCTGGGTGATTGGCGGCGAGTTCGGCTCGATGAACTTCCACAAGCTCGTGGAAGGCTCGGCTCAGGTGCAGGGTCCGTTCAAGACCCGCAAGGAAGCCGAGGATGCCTGGCGCGTCGTCTCCGAAGAGAACCGCCACAAGGCCGGCGTCCGCTTCTCCATCGTGGAAGAGCCCTCGCGCGCAGCCTGA
- a CDS encoding metallophosphoesterase family protein, with protein sequence MAAFTLAHLSDPHLPPLPEARLRDLLGKRALGYLNWTRNRHRYQRREVLDALVSDMQTQAPDHIAITGDLVNLALEAEFAPSRAWLESVGGPERVTVIPGNHDAYVRVTKHRFAEAWGSYLDGDAAPGSGVTFPSLRRRGPLALISVSSAVPTPPLMATGWLGRAQRQELARMLAGLAGEDAFRVLLIHHPLRSDSRVKRLTDSAELLALLKQHGVDLVLHGHDHLHSTIRVEGPNGTIPVVGVPSASAVAHGRYPAAAYNLFSIERDGAAWRVGLTVRGTDDALRIRQLRQTRLI encoded by the coding sequence ATGGCGGCATTCACGCTAGCCCATCTGTCGGACCCGCATCTGCCGCCGCTGCCGGAGGCGCGGCTGCGCGATCTCCTTGGCAAGCGCGCGCTCGGCTATCTCAACTGGACGCGCAACCGGCACAGGTACCAGCGGCGTGAGGTGCTGGATGCGCTGGTATCGGACATGCAGACGCAGGCGCCCGATCACATCGCCATCACCGGCGATCTCGTCAACCTCGCGCTCGAAGCCGAATTCGCGCCGTCGCGGGCGTGGCTGGAGAGCGTCGGCGGGCCCGAGAGGGTCACGGTAATCCCCGGCAATCACGATGCCTATGTTCGCGTGACAAAACATCGCTTTGCCGAGGCCTGGGGCAGCTATCTCGACGGCGACGCCGCGCCAGGCAGCGGCGTCACATTTCCGTCGCTGCGCCGGCGCGGCCCGCTGGCGCTGATCAGCGTCTCGTCGGCGGTGCCGACGCCGCCGCTGATGGCGACGGGATGGCTCGGACGCGCTCAACGGCAGGAGCTCGCGCGGATGCTGGCGGGGCTTGCCGGCGAAGACGCGTTTCGGGTGCTGCTGATCCATCATCCCCTGCGTTCGGATTCGCGCGTCAAGCGGTTGACCGATTCGGCCGAGCTGCTGGCGCTGTTGAAGCAGCATGGCGTGGACCTGGTGCTGCACGGGCACGATCATTTGCATTCGACGATCCGGGTCGAGGGACCGAACGGCACCATCCCGGTGGTCGGCGTGCCGTCGGCGTCGGCGGTCGCGCATGGGCGATATCCCGCCGCCGCCTACAACCTGTTCTCGATCGAGCGCGACGGCGCGGCGTGGCGGGTCGGGCTGACCGTGCGCGGGACCGACGATGCGCTGCGCATCCGGCAATTGCGGCAGACGCGGCTGATCTAG